The Kaustia mangrovi genome has a segment encoding these proteins:
- a CDS encoding DoxX family protein, with amino-acid sequence MRILPWRHIYGWLLAAFFVLGGSLNIFASPEILADYQRWGYPDWFHYLTGLTEWTAAVLIALPATRLAGSALACAVMAAAAGTVLLHGEYAHAVPPLAVLALAGLNGWLTWRARRPSSPAAA; translated from the coding sequence ATGAGAATTCTACCCTGGCGGCATATCTATGGCTGGCTTCTGGCTGCCTTCTTCGTTCTCGGGGGAAGTCTCAATATCTTCGCATCTCCCGAGATCCTCGCCGACTACCAGCGCTGGGGATATCCGGACTGGTTCCATTACCTCACCGGGCTGACGGAATGGACGGCTGCGGTGCTCATCGCCTTGCCGGCCACACGGCTTGCCGGCAGCGCGCTCGCATGCGCGGTCATGGCGGCGGCCGCCGGAACCGTCCTGCTGCACGGGGAGTATGCCCACGCCGTGCCGCCATTGGCCGTCCTGGCACTGGCTGGCCTGAATGGCTGGCTGACATGGCGCGCACGACGCCCGTCGAGTCCCGCGGCCGCGTAA
- a CDS encoding GNAT family N-acetyltransferase yields the protein MENHVTMVHAPHLRPARPGDAHALLAIESEAFATDRLSPRSIRRLIASPSAAVIVAETAGALVGYALVLFRRGSAVARLYSLAVADTARDQGLGARLVQAAQEAARARNAKMLRLEVRADNGRALALYGGLGFREIGRIPDYYEDGADAIRLESALLSPGERT from the coding sequence ATGGAAAACCATGTAACGATGGTCCACGCCCCGCATCTGCGCCCGGCGCGGCCCGGCGACGCCCATGCCCTTTTGGCCATAGAATCCGAAGCCTTCGCGACGGACCGGCTGAGCCCGCGGAGCATCCGCAGGCTCATCGCCTCGCCGAGTGCCGCGGTGATCGTCGCGGAGACTGCCGGAGCGCTCGTCGGCTATGCGCTGGTGCTGTTCCGGCGCGGCTCGGCCGTCGCCCGCCTCTATTCGCTGGCGGTCGCAGACACCGCGCGCGACCAGGGTCTCGGAGCACGGCTCGTGCAGGCTGCACAGGAGGCCGCGCGCGCCCGCAATGCAAAGATGCTGAGACTGGAGGTGCGCGCCGACAATGGCCGGGCGCTGGCGCTCTATGGTGGGCTCGGCTTCCGCGAGATCGGCCGCATTCCGGATTATTACGAGGACGGCGCCGATGCCATCCGGCTCGAGAGTGCTCTCCTTTCCCCGGGAGAGCGGACATGA
- a CDS encoding invasion associated locus B family protein, with protein sequence MVTVSGGRLSVGVAIWGLALWAAAVGPSGAQDGYGRLAGDGGSAPGAALDRLWERGLDEREIDGGTGGGDRDVETYGDWSLHCVTGRASLAGRPRCHVWQRIFDHRTERTIVAMQLRAPDPDGRATAFVRVPLGILLGEGVVMSVDGRAPARIGVRTCLPEGCVLRLGLSPARIEAMRAGRTLRFDMRNDRGQHMVLRLSLMGFSKAYDSLLARTDG encoded by the coding sequence ATGGTCACGGTGAGCGGCGGGCGCCTGTCGGTCGGGGTGGCCATCTGGGGGCTTGCGTTGTGGGCCGCGGCGGTCGGACCGTCCGGTGCCCAGGACGGCTATGGCCGGCTTGCGGGCGATGGCGGGAGTGCACCGGGAGCCGCATTGGACCGCCTCTGGGAGCGGGGTCTCGACGAGCGCGAGATCGATGGCGGGACGGGCGGGGGCGACCGGGACGTGGAAACCTATGGCGACTGGTCGCTTCATTGCGTGACCGGCCGGGCGAGCCTCGCCGGCCGCCCCCGGTGCCATGTCTGGCAACGCATCTTCGATCATCGCACGGAGCGCACCATCGTCGCCATGCAACTGCGCGCGCCCGATCCCGACGGGCGCGCCACGGCCTTCGTCCGCGTGCCGCTCGGCATCCTGCTCGGCGAAGGCGTCGTCATGTCGGTCGATGGCCGCGCGCCGGCGCGGATCGGCGTGCGGACCTGCCTTCCGGAAGGCTGCGTGCTCCGGCTGGGGCTGAGCCCGGCGCGGATCGAGGCCATGCGGGCCGGCAGGACATTGCGCTTCGACATGCGGAACGATCGCGGTCAGCACATGGTCCTGCGCCTGTCCCTCATGGGGTTCTCGAAGGCCTATGACAGCCTCCTCGCCCGCACGGATGGCTGA
- a CDS encoding LysR substrate-binding domain-containing protein: MTLGGRKISSHPKDKRTMFRFTLKQCSYFAAVAEHGGIAQAARALNVSQPAVAFALDKLEAALELTLLERHHARGVSLTPQGEEFLALARKLLASAEAVDSAARGLSVQMDGALSVGCLDTLAPFYLPGLVKAFRTYFPNVELAASEQQREPVVAGLRDGRFEAVIAYESDMADQPDLVFDAVASVQPRVILPSDHALASRKVVSLKLLERDPYVALDLPCLKSYFDRLLERAEIAPPTVLSSPSLEVVRSAVGNGLGFSLIALQPQADLTYDGKAIAARPIREQTPPLQIVVGYPREAPDTELRQQFISFCRDFFADRSVAA; encoded by the coding sequence ATGACCCTGGGGGGACGAAAAATCTCTTCTCACCCTAAAGATAAGAGAACTATGTTTCGATTCACCTTGAAACAGTGTTCATATTTTGCTGCCGTGGCGGAGCACGGCGGTATCGCGCAGGCCGCGAGGGCCCTCAACGTGTCCCAGCCGGCCGTCGCCTTCGCGCTCGACAAGCTCGAGGCGGCGCTCGAGCTCACCCTGCTGGAGCGCCACCATGCGCGCGGCGTATCCCTGACACCGCAGGGCGAGGAGTTCCTCGCTCTCGCACGCAAGCTGCTCGCGAGCGCCGAAGCCGTCGATTCCGCCGCGCGCGGGCTCTCCGTGCAAATGGATGGCGCGCTGAGCGTGGGATGCCTGGACACGCTGGCCCCGTTCTACCTGCCGGGCCTCGTCAAGGCGTTCCGGACCTATTTCCCGAATGTCGAGCTCGCGGCGAGCGAACAACAGCGCGAGCCCGTCGTCGCGGGGCTGCGCGACGGCCGGTTCGAGGCCGTCATCGCCTATGAATCGGATATGGCCGACCAGCCCGATCTCGTATTCGATGCGGTCGCCTCCGTGCAGCCGCGGGTCATCCTGCCCTCTGACCATGCGTTGGCCTCCCGCAAGGTCGTCAGCCTCAAACTGCTCGAGCGCGACCCCTATGTCGCCCTGGACCTGCCCTGTCTCAAGTCGTATTTCGACAGGCTGCTCGAGCGCGCCGAGATCGCGCCGCCCACCGTGCTGAGCTCGCCTTCGCTGGAGGTGGTCCGCAGCGCGGTCGGCAACGGGCTGGGCTTTTCGCTTATCGCGCTCCAGCCCCAGGCCGACCTCACCTATGACGGCAAGGCCATTGCCGCCCGCCCCATCAGGGAGCAGACACCGCCGCTCCAGATCGTGGTGGGCTATCCCCGCGAAGCACCGGACACCGAGCTTCGCCAGCAATTCATCTCGTTCTGCCGGGACTTTTTCGCCGATCGCAGTGTCGCCGCCTGA
- the ftsH gene encoding ATP-dependent zinc metalloprotease FtsH, whose product MNKQHQYNIWYFLIAMGAILLFQSWWTAYKTVEPIPYSQFLSLLNKGQIVEATVEPEQITGKLKDPINNRDFFVTNRVEDNVADKLEKAGVKFTGTVQNTWLSNLLSWVLPVLLIFGLWIFFFRRFAEKQGIGGLMNVGKSKAKVFVERDTGVSFEDVAGVDEAKMELQEVVSFLKDQDKYGRLGARIPKGTLLVGPPGTGKTLLAKAVAGEAGVPFFSISGSEFVEMFVGVGAARVRDLFDQARKAAPCIIFIDELDSLGKTRAGGFGGGHDEKEQTLNQLLAELDGFDPREGIVLLAATNRPETLDPALLRAGRFDRQVVVDRPDRKGRAAILKVHIKKVTAAPDLDIDDVAGITPGFTGADLANLVNEAAIVATRRNGETVKLEDFTAAVERIVAGAEKKGRLLHPHEREVVAHHEMGHALAAANLPSTDPVHKVSIIPRSIGALGYTMQRPTDDRFLITTRELKDRMVVLLAGRAAEDIMFNEISTGASDDLAKVTDIARQIVTRFGMTKELGQPVLEQQRQSYLGDGVMNMREKDYSEETAREVDLAVRKLISEAYERAKSILEEHRADLEKGAALLLEKETITPDDFPPLEQKKDVSRAAE is encoded by the coding sequence ATGAACAAGCAGCATCAATACAATATCTGGTACTTCCTGATCGCGATGGGCGCGATCCTGCTGTTCCAGAGCTGGTGGACCGCCTACAAGACGGTCGAGCCCATTCCCTACAGCCAGTTCCTCTCGCTGCTGAACAAGGGCCAGATCGTCGAGGCGACTGTCGAGCCGGAGCAGATCACCGGCAAGCTGAAGGACCCGATCAACAACCGCGATTTCTTCGTTACCAATCGGGTCGAGGACAATGTCGCGGACAAGCTGGAGAAGGCGGGCGTCAAGTTCACCGGCACGGTGCAGAACACCTGGCTGTCGAACCTGCTCTCCTGGGTCCTGCCGGTCCTGCTGATTTTCGGCCTGTGGATCTTCTTCTTCCGCCGGTTCGCGGAGAAGCAGGGCATTGGCGGGCTGATGAATGTCGGAAAGTCCAAGGCCAAGGTCTTTGTGGAGAGGGATACAGGCGTGTCCTTCGAGGACGTCGCCGGTGTCGACGAGGCCAAGATGGAGCTTCAGGAGGTGGTGTCCTTCCTGAAGGATCAGGACAAGTATGGCCGGCTCGGCGCGCGGATCCCCAAGGGCACGCTGCTGGTCGGCCCGCCCGGCACCGGCAAGACGCTGCTGGCCAAGGCGGTGGCCGGCGAGGCGGGCGTGCCCTTTTTCTCCATCTCCGGCTCGGAGTTCGTGGAGATGTTTGTGGGCGTGGGGGCTGCGCGCGTGCGCGATCTGTTCGACCAGGCGCGCAAGGCCGCGCCCTGCATCATCTTCATCGACGAGCTCGACTCCCTCGGCAAGACGCGCGCCGGCGGTTTCGGCGGCGGGCATGACGAGAAGGAGCAGACGCTCAACCAGCTCCTTGCCGAGCTCGATGGCTTCGATCCCCGCGAGGGCATCGTGCTTCTGGCGGCCACCAACCGGCCGGAGACGCTCGATCCCGCCCTCCTGCGAGCGGGCCGCTTCGACCGTCAGGTCGTCGTCGACCGGCCGGACCGCAAGGGCCGCGCGGCGATCCTGAAGGTGCACATCAAGAAGGTCACGGCCGCCCCCGATCTCGACATCGACGACGTGGCCGGCATCACGCCCGGCTTCACCGGGGCCGATCTCGCCAATCTGGTGAACGAGGCGGCAATCGTCGCCACGCGGCGCAATGGCGAGACCGTCAAGCTGGAGGACTTCACCGCCGCGGTGGAGCGCATCGTCGCCGGCGCGGAGAAGAAGGGCCGGCTGCTGCATCCCCATGAGCGCGAGGTCGTGGCCCATCACGAGATGGGCCATGCACTCGCCGCCGCCAACCTGCCGAGCACGGATCCCGTGCACAAGGTGTCCATCATTCCCCGGTCCATCGGCGCGCTCGGCTATACCATGCAGCGTCCGACCGACGACCGGTTCCTGATCACCACGCGCGAGCTGAAGGACCGCATGGTCGTGCTCCTGGCCGGCCGTGCGGCGGAGGACATCATGTTCAACGAGATCTCCACCGGCGCGTCCGACGATCTCGCCAAGGTGACGGATATCGCCCGGCAGATCGTGACGCGCTTCGGCATGACCAAGGAGCTCGGCCAGCCCGTGCTCGAGCAGCAGCGCCAGAGCTATCTGGGCGACGGCGTCATGAATATGCGCGAGAAGGACTATTCGGAGGAGACCGCGCGCGAGGTGGATCTCGCGGTCCGCAAGCTGATCTCGGAGGCTTACGAGCGGGCGAAGTCGATCCTGGAGGAGCATCGCGCGGATCTGGAGAAGGGCGCGGCGCTCCTGCTGGAGAAGGAGACCATCACGCCGGACGACTTCCCGCCGCTTGAGCAGAAGAAGGACGTGTCCCGGGCGGCCGAATAG
- a CDS encoding adenylosuccinate synthase, producing MANVVVVGAQWGDEGKGKIVDWLSERADVVARFQGGHNAGHTLVIDGVTYKLSLLPSGILRPGKLSVIGNGVVVDPWALADEIARLEAQGVSISRENLRIAENAVLILPLHRELDAIREEAAGAGQIGTTRRGIGPAYEDKVGRRAIRLMDLENLPALGDKIDRLLTHHNALRRGLGAPEVSAEKLYQELAEIAEKILPYADTVWSLLDRARRAGNRILFEGAQGTMLDIDHGTYPFVTSSNTVAAQAATGTGIGPGAVDYVLGIVKAYTTRVGAGPFPTEQENEDGRRLGERGREFGTVTGRQRRCGWFDAVLVRQAIKTSGITGVALTKLDVLDGFDEIKLCVGYRLDGRKIDHLPSAQGAQRRVEPIYETFEGWSQSTQGARSWADLPAQAVKYVRHIEELIECPVALLSTSPERDDTILMTDPFED from the coding sequence ATGGCCAATGTAGTGGTGGTCGGCGCCCAGTGGGGCGACGAGGGCAAGGGCAAGATCGTGGACTGGCTGTCGGAGCGTGCCGATGTGGTGGCGCGCTTCCAGGGCGGCCACAATGCCGGCCATACGCTGGTCATCGACGGCGTGACCTACAAGCTGTCGCTCCTGCCGTCCGGCATCCTGCGCCCCGGCAAGCTGTCGGTCATCGGCAACGGTGTCGTCGTGGACCCCTGGGCGCTCGCCGACGAGATCGCTCGCCTGGAGGCGCAGGGCGTTTCCATCTCGCGGGAGAACCTGCGGATTGCGGAAAATGCCGTCCTGATCCTGCCGCTCCACCGCGAGCTCGACGCGATCCGCGAGGAGGCGGCGGGCGCGGGCCAGATCGGCACCACGCGCCGCGGCATCGGCCCGGCCTATGAGGACAAGGTCGGGCGCCGCGCGATCCGCCTCATGGATCTGGAGAACCTGCCGGCGCTCGGCGACAAGATCGACCGGCTGCTCACGCACCACAACGCGCTGCGCCGGGGCCTCGGCGCGCCGGAGGTCTCCGCGGAGAAGCTCTATCAGGAGCTCGCGGAGATCGCGGAGAAGATCCTGCCCTATGCCGACACGGTCTGGTCGCTGCTCGACCGCGCCCGCCGCGCGGGCAACCGGATCCTGTTCGAGGGCGCGCAGGGCACCATGCTCGACATCGATCACGGCACCTATCCCTTCGTGACCTCCTCCAACACCGTGGCCGCCCAGGCCGCGACCGGAACCGGCATAGGCCCCGGCGCGGTCGACTATGTGCTCGGCATCGTGAAGGCCTATACGACGCGTGTCGGCGCCGGACCCTTCCCGACCGAGCAGGAGAACGAGGACGGCCGCCGGCTCGGCGAGCGTGGCCGCGAGTTCGGCACCGTCACCGGCCGGCAGCGCCGCTGCGGCTGGTTCGACGCCGTGCTGGTGCGCCAGGCGATCAAGACGAGCGGCATCACCGGGGTGGCGCTCACCAAGCTCGACGTGCTCGACGGTTTCGACGAGATCAAGCTGTGCGTCGGCTATCGCCTCGATGGCCGGAAGATCGACCATCTGCCGTCCGCCCAGGGGGCGCAGAGGCGCGTGGAGCCGATCTACGAGACCTTCGAGGGCTGGTCGCAATCCACGCAAGGTGCGCGCTCATGGGCCGATCTGCCGGCCCAGGCGGTCAAGTATGTCCGCCATATCGAGGAGTTGATCGAATGCCCCGTCGCGCTGCTCTCCACCAGCCCCGAACGCGACGACACGATCCTCATGACCGACCCCTTCGAGGACTGA
- a CDS encoding NAD-dependent epimerase/dehydratase family protein: protein MKVLVTGSSGHLGEALVRTLRRQGCEVVGLDVGGGPFTTHVGSVADRSCVAACMAGVEQVFHAATLHKPHVATHSRQDFVDTNITGTLNLLEEAAAAGVGSFVFTSTTSLFGDALVPPPGAPAVWVTEELTPVPKNIYGVTKAVAEDLCQLFHRNRGLAAIVLRTSRFFPEEDDSRAVREAYEDANIKANEFLNRRVDLEDVVSAHLLAAARAPDLGFGRYIVSATTPFAPADMAALRHDAPRVVRRHVPGYEAVYAHRGWRMFPGIDRVYVNERARTELGWQPVYDFAHVVDRLAAGDGPASPLARAVGAKGYHDELFADGPYPVD, encoded by the coding sequence ATGAAGGTGCTCGTGACCGGCAGCTCCGGCCATCTCGGGGAGGCGCTGGTGCGCACGCTGCGCCGGCAGGGATGCGAGGTGGTCGGCCTCGATGTCGGCGGCGGCCCGTTCACGACGCATGTCGGCTCGGTGGCGGATCGCTCTTGCGTGGCCGCCTGCATGGCCGGTGTCGAGCAGGTCTTCCACGCCGCGACGCTGCACAAGCCCCATGTCGCCACTCACAGCCGGCAGGACTTCGTCGATACCAACATCACCGGCACGCTCAACCTGCTGGAGGAGGCCGCCGCCGCCGGCGTCGGGTCCTTCGTCTTCACCAGCACGACGAGCCTGTTCGGCGATGCGCTCGTACCGCCGCCGGGCGCGCCGGCGGTCTGGGTGACGGAGGAGCTGACACCCGTTCCCAAGAACATCTACGGCGTCACCAAGGCGGTGGCGGAGGATCTCTGCCAGCTCTTCCACCGCAATCGGGGGCTTGCCGCGATCGTGCTCAGGACGTCCCGGTTCTTCCCCGAGGAGGATGACAGCCGGGCCGTGCGCGAGGCTTATGAGGATGCCAACATCAAGGCCAACGAATTCCTCAATCGCCGCGTCGATCTTGAGGACGTGGTGAGCGCGCATCTGCTCGCCGCCGCCCGCGCGCCCGATCTCGGCTTCGGCCGCTATATCGTCAGCGCCACGACGCCGTTCGCGCCCGCGGACATGGCGGCATTGCGCCACGATGCGCCGCGGGTCGTCCGGCGGCATGTGCCGGGTTACGAGGCCGTCTACGCGCATCGTGGCTGGCGGATGTTCCCGGGGATCGACCGCGTCTATGTCAACGAGCGCGCGCGCACGGAACTCGGCTGGCAGCCGGTCTACGACTTCGCCCATGTGGTCGACAGGCTGGCGGCGGGCGACGGTCCGGCGAGCCCCCTGGCCCGTGCGGTGGGCGCAAAGGGCTATCATGACGAGCTGTTCGCCGACGGGCCCTATCCCGTGGATTGA
- a CDS encoding RimK family protein encodes MSWLILVDNERDLSNADTPHKVMTTRDYLSRPQLFGDTKPKIVNLSRSYAYQGTGYYCSLLAEARGHRIVPSVETVIELSRKALYKKALPELEDTLGRCLDKADGDPAERTSLMVCFGQTQDPAFTAFARLLFDWYRAPILRVRLAGEGGRQIKAISLDPLSALKGDERAVFLSALEAYTRRAWRAARTRIPAKYALAVLHDPREELAPTTVASLKHFARIAARMRVEVAPIGRRDLDRLAEFDALFIRETTAIDNHTYRFARRAQQEGMPVIDDPQSMIRCTNKVYLAERLAASHLPTPKTLIVQSLRQADGLAGVLGWPVVLKIPDGSFSRGVFKAETPEDLRTRLRSLLDESDLVIAQEYVPTAFDWRIGVLGGEPLYACQYLMAKKHWQIVRHEPGKAPAEGGFRSVPVAQAPGEVIDIAVRAAGLIGDGLYGVDLKQAETGIKVIEINDNPDLNHGVEDAAEKDVLWERLAGWFVTRLER; translated from the coding sequence ATGAGCTGGCTGATCCTGGTCGACAACGAGCGCGATCTCTCCAATGCGGACACACCGCACAAGGTGATGACAACGCGCGACTATCTGAGCCGTCCCCAGCTCTTCGGCGACACGAAGCCCAAGATCGTCAATCTGTCGCGCAGCTACGCCTATCAGGGCACGGGCTATTATTGCTCGCTGCTCGCGGAAGCGCGCGGCCACCGGATCGTGCCGAGCGTGGAGACCGTCATCGAGCTCTCGCGCAAGGCGCTCTACAAGAAGGCGCTGCCGGAGCTGGAGGACACGCTGGGCCGGTGCCTCGACAAGGCGGACGGCGACCCGGCGGAGCGCACGAGCCTCATGGTCTGCTTCGGCCAGACGCAGGATCCGGCCTTTACCGCCTTCGCCCGCCTTCTGTTCGACTGGTACCGCGCGCCCATCCTGCGCGTGCGCCTCGCAGGCGAGGGCGGCAGGCAGATCAAGGCCATCTCGCTCGACCCCCTCTCTGCGCTCAAGGGCGATGAACGCGCCGTCTTCCTGTCAGCGCTCGAGGCCTATACCAGACGGGCCTGGCGCGCGGCGCGCACCCGGATTCCGGCCAAATACGCGCTTGCCGTGCTGCACGATCCGCGCGAGGAGCTGGCTCCCACGACCGTAGCCTCGCTGAAGCATTTCGCCCGGATCGCGGCGCGCATGCGCGTCGAGGTCGCCCCGATCGGCCGGCGCGATCTCGACCGGCTGGCGGAGTTCGACGCCCTGTTCATCCGCGAAACGACCGCGATCGACAACCATACCTATCGCTTCGCCCGGCGCGCCCAGCAGGAAGGCATGCCGGTGATCGACGACCCGCAATCGATGATCCGCTGCACCAACAAGGTCTATCTGGCCGAACGGCTTGCCGCCAGCCACCTGCCGACACCGAAGACCCTCATTGTCCAGAGCCTGCGCCAGGCTGACGGCCTCGCCGGCGTTCTCGGCTGGCCGGTCGTGCTGAAGATCCCCGACGGTTCCTTCAGCCGTGGCGTGTTCAAGGCGGAGACGCCGGAGGATCTCCGCACGAGGCTCAGATCGCTTCTGGACGAGTCCGATCTGGTTATTGCCCAGGAGTATGTCCCGACCGCCTTCGATTGGCGCATCGGCGTGCTGGGCGGCGAGCCGCTCTACGCCTGCCAGTACCTCATGGCCAAGAAGCACTGGCAGATCGTTAGGCACGAGCCGGGCAAGGCGCCCGCCGAGGGCGGTTTTCGCAGCGTTCCGGTCGCCCAGGCACCGGGCGAGGTCATCGACATCGCGGTGAGGGCCGCCGGGCTCATCGGCGACGGCCTCTACGGCGTTGACCTCAAGCAGGCCGAAACCGGTATCAAGGTCATCGAGATCAACGACAATCCGGACCTCAATCACGGTGTCGAGGATGCCGCGGAAAAGGACGTTCTCTGGGAGCGCCTCGCGGGCTGGTTCGTCACGCGCCTCGAGCGATGA
- a CDS encoding cupin domain-containing protein: MAVATGHGGWCPVVRWDRYRAVKTATTNRPGGLRRIQAGQSRRIARNATPACARPLVGYSQNEHRLSAPFDKATQGRAKRALGKALGLTQFGVNVTELAPGAASALRHWHSHEDEFVYILAGEAVLITDEGEQVLGAGHCAGFPAGVENGHCIVNRSDEPVLLLEVGSRDMRDEGHYPDDDLHCPAGRYQTPGFTRKDGSAL, translated from the coding sequence GTGGCGGTGGCGACGGGGCACGGGGGCTGGTGCCCCGTCGTACGATGGGATAGATATCGCGCCGTCAAGACGGCAACGACGAACCGGCCAGGCGGCCTCAGGCGCATCCAGGCCGGACAATCCCGAAGGATCGCCCGCAATGCCACGCCTGCCTGCGCTCGACCCCTCGTCGGTTACTCCCAGAACGAGCACCGGCTATCCGCCCCTTTCGACAAGGCGACGCAGGGCCGCGCCAAGCGCGCGCTCGGCAAGGCGCTCGGCCTGACCCAGTTCGGCGTCAACGTCACCGAGCTCGCGCCCGGCGCCGCGTCGGCCCTGCGCCACTGGCACAGCCATGAGGACGAGTTCGTCTATATCCTCGCCGGCGAGGCGGTGCTGATCACGGACGAGGGCGAGCAGGTACTCGGCGCAGGCCACTGCGCCGGCTTTCCGGCGGGCGTGGAGAACGGCCATTGCATCGTCAATCGCAGCGACGAGCCGGTCCTGCTGCTGGAGGTCGGCTCGCGGGACATGCGCGACGAGGGGCACTATCCCGACGACGATCTTCATTGCCCGGCCGGGCGCTACCAGACCCCCGGTTTCACCCGCAAGGACGGCAGCGCTCTCTGA
- the thiC gene encoding phosphomethylpyrimidine synthase ThiC, with product MNKPFSPDQADRTGVTTGPLPASRRIYTEPEGFPGLKVPFREIALHPSAEEPPVRVYDSSGPYTDPEAAIDVEAGLGRRRIDWVRQRGGVEAYEGREIKPEDNGGVGDKRLARAFPVRNEPLRGVDGHPLTQLDYARAGIVTAEMAYVAERENLGRKAMHDKARERLADGESFGASMPDFVTPEFVRDEVARGRAIIPANINHGELEPMIIGRNFLVKVNANIGNSAVTSSVEEEVEKMVWAIRWGADTVMDLSTGRNIHTTREWILRNSPVPIGTVPIYQALEKVDGDPVKLDWEVYKDTLIEQCEQGVDYFTIHAGVRLGYIHLTADRVTGIVSRGGSIMAKWCLYHHRESFLYERFEDICDIMRRYDVSFSLGDGLRPGSIADANDRAQFAELETLGELTRTAWDRGCQVMIEGPGHVPMHKVKVNVDKQLEACGEAPFYTLGPLATDIAPGYDHITSGIGAAMIGWFGTAMLCYVTPKEHLGLPNRDDVKQGMIAYKIAAHSADLAKGHPLAQDWDDALSRARFEFRWEDQFNLALDPDTALAYHDETLPKEAHKVAHFCSMCGPKFCSMKITQDVRDYAATLNDPDAMNRDEGMAEMAATFRQMGSELYVDEKATAPESGSRSD from the coding sequence ATGAACAAACCCTTTTCACCAGACCAGGCGGACCGCACCGGCGTCACGACCGGGCCGCTCCCCGCCAGCCGCCGCATCTATACCGAGCCGGAGGGGTTTCCCGGCCTCAAGGTGCCGTTCCGCGAGATCGCGCTGCATCCGAGCGCCGAGGAGCCGCCGGTGCGCGTCTATGACAGCTCCGGGCCCTATACCGACCCCGAGGCCGCAATCGATGTCGAGGCGGGGCTCGGGCGCCGCCGCATCGACTGGGTCAGGCAGCGCGGCGGGGTCGAGGCCTATGAGGGCCGCGAGATCAAGCCGGAGGACAATGGCGGTGTCGGCGACAAGCGGCTCGCCCGCGCCTTTCCCGTCCGCAACGAGCCCCTGCGCGGGGTCGACGGCCATCCGCTGACCCAGCTCGACTACGCCCGCGCCGGCATCGTCACCGCGGAGATGGCCTATGTGGCCGAGCGCGAGAATCTCGGCCGCAAGGCGATGCACGACAAGGCGCGCGAACGGCTCGCCGACGGCGAGAGCTTCGGCGCGTCCATGCCCGACTTCGTGACGCCCGAATTCGTCCGCGACGAGGTCGCGCGCGGGCGGGCCATCATCCCGGCCAACATCAATCACGGCGAATTGGAGCCGATGATCATCGGCCGGAACTTCCTGGTGAAGGTCAACGCCAATATCGGCAATTCCGCCGTCACCTCGTCCGTGGAGGAAGAGGTGGAGAAGATGGTCTGGGCCATCCGCTGGGGCGCCGACACGGTGATGGACCTCTCCACGGGCCGCAACATCCACACGACCCGCGAATGGATCCTGCGCAATTCGCCGGTGCCCATCGGCACGGTGCCGATCTACCAGGCGCTGGAGAAGGTCGACGGCGATCCCGTCAAGCTCGACTGGGAGGTCTACAAGGACACCCTCATCGAGCAGTGCGAGCAGGGCGTGGACTATTTCACCATCCATGCCGGCGTCAGGCTGGGCTACATCCACCTCACCGCCGACCGGGTGACGGGTATCGTCTCGCGCGGCGGCTCGATCATGGCCAAGTGGTGCCTCTATCACCACAGGGAGAGCTTCCTCTACGAGCGCTTCGAGGACATCTGCGACATCATGCGCCGCTACGACGTCTCCTTCTCGCTCGGCGACGGCTTGCGGCCCGGCTCCATCGCGGATGCCAACGACCGTGCGCAGTTCGCCGAGCTGGAGACGCTGGGCGAGCTGACCAGGACGGCCTGGGACAGGGGCTGCCAGGTGATGATCGAGGGGCCGGGGCACGTGCCCATGCACAAGGTCAAGGTGAATGTCGACAAGCAGCTCGAGGCCTGCGGCGAGGCGCCCTTCTATACGCTCGGGCCGCTGGCGACCGACATCGCGCCCGGCTACGACCACATCACGAGCGGAATCGGGGCGGCCATGATCGGCTGGTTCGGCACGGCCATGCTCTGCTACGTCACGCCCAAGGAGCATCTGGGCCTGCCCAACCGCGACGACGTCAAGCAGGGCATGATCGCCTACAAGATCGCCGCCCATTCCGCCGATCTCGCCAAGGGCCACCCGCTGGCGCAGGACTGGGACGACGCCCTGTCCAGGGCGCGCTTCGAGTTCCGCTGGGAGGACCAGTTCAACCTGGCGCTCGACCCGGATACAGCCCTCGCCTATCACGACGAGACCCTGCCGAAGGAGGCCCACAAGGTGGCCCATTTCTGCTCCATGTGCGGGCCGAAATTCTGCTCCATGAAGATCACGCAGGATGTGCGCGACTACGCCGCGACGCTCAACGACCCGGATGCAATGAACCGGGATGAGGGCATGGCGGAGATGGCGGCGACCTTCCGCCAGATGGGCTCCGAGCTCTATGTGGACGAGAAGGCGACCGCGCCGGAGAGCGGATCCCGGTCGGACTGA